A window of the Lactobacillus amylovorus DSM 20531 genome harbors these coding sequences:
- a CDS encoding Bax inhibitor-1/YccA family protein translates to MDNMNFSSPERRQVHDVSEVNGFLSKMYGYMGLAVLVSAITAFLTMTVFRAAVMQMPTALMWIILIVPLGLSMGISFRATRNPVAGFVMLMILAVIYGFEFALLAGFYTGAQISTAFLSSAAVFGAMAIFGTFTKRDLNNLGSYMGAALIGLLVAMIVNIFLRNSVASFVFSIIGVIIFTGLTAYDAQKMKSIYNNYGSQVPTNGLAVLGALQLYLDFINIFLFLLQIFGMGNDRN, encoded by the coding sequence ATGGACAACATGAACTTTTCAAGTCCTGAACGTCGCCAAGTTCACGACGTCTCAGAAGTTAATGGTTTTCTTTCCAAGATGTATGGCTACATGGGCTTAGCTGTTCTTGTATCAGCTATCACCGCATTTTTGACCATGACTGTTTTCAGAGCAGCTGTGATGCAAATGCCAACTGCATTGATGTGGATTATTCTGATCGTACCTCTTGGTTTATCAATGGGGATCAGCTTCAGAGCTACAAGAAATCCAGTTGCTGGCTTTGTAATGTTAATGATTCTGGCTGTCATCTACGGATTTGAATTTGCACTTTTAGCTGGTTTCTACACTGGCGCTCAAATCAGTACGGCATTCCTTTCTTCAGCTGCTGTCTTTGGTGCAATGGCCATCTTCGGTACATTTACTAAGAGAGATTTAAACAACTTAGGTTCTTACATGGGCGCTGCTTTGATTGGTTTGCTTGTAGCTATGATTGTTAATATTTTCTTGCGCAACTCAGTTGCTTCATTCGTATTCTCAATCATCGGTGTTATAATCTTCACTGGCTTGACCGCTTATGATGCACAAAAGATGAAGAGCATCTACAACAACTACGGCAGCCAAGTTCCTACTAACGGCCTTGCTGTATTGGGTGCTTTACAACTTTACTTAGACTTCATTAACATCTTCTTGTTCTTGCTTCAAATCTTTGGCATGGGCAACGACCGTAACTAA
- the rlmD gene encoding 23S rRNA (uracil(1939)-C(5))-methyltransferase RlmD, translating into MKKNQIVDLEITDLSYEAMGVAHYEGLTVFVTNALPGEIVSAKILKVKKNFAFAKIEKIKKESPDRVKIKLNQWVQTGLASLAHIKYDKQLEFKRNQVVNLLKKAHLDDIEVGQTLPSPEQTGYRNKAQVPVREINGQLEIGFFRRHSHDLVPLTNFFTTDPEIDRVLVTVRDILRKYRVPAYDEINHKGEVRYLDVRRSKATGEIMVILVCLHNDFPQLLGVAAEVSQIPGVTGLILNHNPKKTNVILGKKDYLVFGNDQITDQIGDLKFRISPQSFFQINSLQTPRLYDLAIKKADLKPSDVVIDAYSGIGTIGLSVAKHVKAVRGIEVVRDAIKDAKDNAKLNDIDNAKYYLGKAEEIMPRWAKQGLKTDVVFVDPPRKGLTPEFIDATAKTGPEKVIYISCNPATMVRDLQLFQEKSYEFNRIDPVDMFPQTPHVEAVTVLERTEK; encoded by the coding sequence ATGAAGAAAAACCAAATTGTTGACTTAGAGATTACCGACCTCTCATACGAAGCAATGGGGGTTGCTCACTATGAAGGTTTGACAGTCTTCGTTACTAACGCTCTTCCAGGTGAAATCGTTAGTGCAAAAATTTTAAAGGTCAAAAAGAACTTTGCTTTTGCCAAAATCGAAAAAATTAAGAAAGAGAGCCCAGATCGAGTAAAGATCAAGCTTAACCAATGGGTGCAAACTGGCTTGGCATCTTTGGCACATATCAAATATGACAAGCAACTTGAATTTAAGCGTAATCAAGTAGTTAACTTGCTTAAAAAGGCGCACTTAGATGACATTGAAGTAGGGCAAACTTTGCCAAGTCCTGAACAAACAGGCTACCGTAACAAGGCACAAGTGCCAGTGCGTGAAATCAATGGTCAGCTCGAGATCGGCTTTTTCAGACGTCATTCACACGACTTAGTGCCACTGACTAATTTCTTTACTACTGATCCTGAAATCGACCGTGTGCTTGTTACTGTACGTGATATTTTACGTAAATATAGAGTGCCTGCTTATGATGAAATCAATCATAAAGGTGAAGTACGCTATCTTGATGTGCGTAGAAGTAAGGCAACTGGCGAGATCATGGTCATTTTGGTCTGCTTGCACAATGACTTCCCACAACTTTTGGGCGTTGCTGCTGAAGTGAGCCAAATTCCTGGTGTTACTGGCTTGATTTTGAACCACAACCCTAAGAAGACCAACGTAATTTTGGGTAAGAAGGACTACTTGGTCTTTGGTAACGATCAAATTACTGATCAAATTGGTGATTTGAAATTCAGAATTTCACCACAAAGTTTCTTCCAAATCAATTCATTGCAAACACCACGCTTGTACGATTTGGCTATTAAGAAGGCTGATTTGAAGCCAAGCGACGTTGTGATTGATGCTTATTCAGGTATTGGGACAATCGGCTTGAGTGTGGCTAAGCACGTGAAGGCGGTCCGAGGAATCGAAGTTGTACGGGATGCCATTAAAGATGCCAAGGATAATGCTAAGTTGAACGACATCGATAACGCTAAGTATTACTTGGGTAAGGCCGAAGAAATTATGCCACGTTGGGCTAAGCAAGGTCTTAAGACCGATGTTGTTTTCGTTGACCCACCTAGAAAAGGTTTAACGCCTGAATTTATTGATGCGACTGCGAAGACTGGTCCTGAAAAGGTTATTTATATTTCATGTAACCCTGCAACCATGGTCCGTGATTTGCAATTGTTCCAAGAAAAAAGTTATGAATTTAATCGAATTGATCCTGTTGATATGTTTCCACAGACTCCACATGTTGAAGCTGTAACGGTCCTCGAACGTACAGAAAAATAG
- the nhaC gene encoding Na+/H+ antiporter NhaC — MEKKKVSFAESIIILIVLLAILGVSVIKFGLSPEVPVLFTVLLLTFGARLRGFSWQDVQNGIKEGIGVAIIPIFIFMLIGALIGVWIKAGIIPSIMVLGFNMISGSFFVPSVFIVCSIVGVAIGSGFTTISTVGIALFGIGSSMGANPALVAGAIISGAVFGDKMSPLSDSTNLSSAVAESELFSHIKNMMWSTIPSFVVSLILFWILGNSGHMDPTKIERTSQVLQNNFTISWWALLPIVLMLICAWRKIPAIPTLFMNIAITVVMIFIQSPHESAQSLNNLIMNGFVAKTSDASVNALLTRGGISSMMATVALIISTLSLGGMLMKFNIVQSAMEPLVKHLNKPGRLITVTILSGICINLFVGEQYLSVILPGRAFKPAFDKIGLSPLALSRVLEDGGSVINYLIPWGVAGSFAASALGVPVLQFLPFVFFSLLSPVFSIFSGVTGIGLKRAKKDK, encoded by the coding sequence ATGGAAAAAAAGAAGGTATCTTTTGCAGAATCAATTATCATTCTGATAGTTCTACTAGCTATCTTGGGCGTTTCCGTAATTAAATTCGGTTTGTCCCCAGAAGTGCCAGTTTTGTTCACTGTACTACTTCTTACCTTTGGGGCAAGATTGCGCGGCTTTAGTTGGCAAGACGTTCAAAACGGGATTAAAGAAGGTATCGGCGTTGCGATCATTCCTATCTTCATCTTCATGTTGATCGGTGCCTTAATTGGTGTTTGGATCAAAGCCGGAATCATCCCTTCCATCATGGTTCTTGGTTTTAACATGATCAGTGGTAGTTTCTTCGTACCATCGGTCTTCATCGTTTGTTCAATCGTTGGTGTCGCCATCGGTAGTGGTTTTACCACCATCTCAACTGTCGGGATTGCCTTGTTTGGTATCGGTTCAAGTATGGGTGCCAACCCTGCCTTAGTTGCCGGTGCGATCATCTCCGGTGCGGTATTCGGCGATAAAATGTCTCCTTTGTCAGACTCAACCAACTTGTCATCAGCCGTTGCCGAAAGTGAACTTTTCTCACACATCAAGAACATGATGTGGTCCACTATTCCTTCATTCGTCGTATCACTTATTCTGTTCTGGATCTTGGGTAACAGCGGCCATATGGACCCAACCAAGATTGAACGTACCTCACAAGTTTTACAAAACAACTTCACCATTTCATGGTGGGCACTTTTGCCAATCGTTCTTATGTTGATCTGTGCTTGGCGTAAGATCCCTGCAATTCCTACCTTGTTCATGAACATTGCAATTACTGTGGTCATGATCTTTATCCAAAGTCCTCATGAATCTGCTCAATCATTGAACAACTTGATCATGAACGGTTTCGTTGCCAAAACTAGCGATGCTTCAGTTAACGCATTGCTTACCCGTGGTGGTATTTCCAGCATGATGGCTACTGTAGCGCTCATCATTTCAACTTTGTCACTTGGTGGGATGCTCATGAAGTTCAACATCGTGCAAAGTGCGATGGAACCACTCGTTAAGCATCTGAACAAACCTGGTCGTTTAATCACCGTAACTATTCTTTCAGGTATTTGTATCAACCTCTTCGTTGGTGAACAATACTTATCAGTAATTTTGCCTGGTCGTGCATTCAAGCCAGCCTTTGATAAAATCGGTCTTTCACCATTAGCACTTAGTCGTGTACTTGAAGATGGTGGTAGTGTTATCAACTACTTGATTCCTTGGGGCGTTGCCGGTTCATTCGCTGCATCTGCATTGGGTGTACCTGTGCTTCAATTCTTGCCATTCGTCTTCTTCAGCTTGTTATCACCTGTCTTCTCAATCTTTAGTGGTGTAACAGGCATCGGCTTAAAACGGGCTAAGAAAGACAAATAA